The proteins below come from a single Eucalyptus grandis isolate ANBG69807.140 chromosome 3, ASM1654582v1, whole genome shotgun sequence genomic window:
- the LOC104440452 gene encoding F-box/LRR-repeat protein 25, which yields MAKIEFSANPTHLSKHPHPQTSPPPPSNRDETRNSVDYISELPIGIILHIFSFLTSKDAIKTSVLSKQWRYIWTANPRISFSMPPCYNRRMLRSFTAIVDVVLLRCTAVKVKSFHFDATRLFYNSWLRFAVGPTFHRWLRFAVKHDIEEVSMFLDHEIYTLPKFFFRCTTMVSFHVSHCHFSMMGAVNWSSLKRLRIDHAKLEDNAITRLLKGCPVLEFFELKGCWGYEHIKIESRGLRELVIDSHKYDFVHGQILKISAPHLLKLRILGDCERGEFKIDKVSSFVEVEVNFKMDYYVSGQLQAQSQGDLVRRLIQSLHHVTKLVMGNLCLQSVTAKEFWDSANQRIYPCLVHLKNVEIVDPGAHWLAWEPVLSLFEFLLQNAPLLDKIKISSSNNSSIYHKVILSHPNRSPCLKVILSYPSQGCPSTRVLLSSLYT from the exons ATGGCCAAGATCGAGTTCTCCGCTAATCCAACTCACCTGTCGAAACATCCACATCCACAAACATCACCGCCACCTCCTTCCAATCGAGATGAAACCCGAAACTCAGTGGATTACATCAGCGAATTGCCCATTGGCATAATTCTTcatatcttctccttcttgaccTCAAAAGACGCCATCAAAACCAGTGTCTTGTCCAAGCAGTGGCGTTACATTTGGACCGCTAATCCACGTATATCTTTCTCCATGCCCCCCTGCTATAATAGGAGGATGCTTCGGAGTTTCACAGCTATTGTCGACGTGGTGCTATTACGCTGCACTGCAGTTAAGGTGAAGAGCTTCCACTTTGATGCTACTCGTCTCTTCTATAATAGTTGGCTCCGCTTTGCCGTCGGGCCAACCTTTCATAGGTGGCTCCGCTTTGCTGTCAAACACGACATCGAAGAGGTGTCGATGTTTTTAGATCACGAAATTTATACGTTGCCGAAGTTCTTTTTCCGCTGCACCACAATGGTGAGTTTTCACGTGTCCCATTGCCATTTTTCGATGATGGGTGCTGTGAATTGGTCTTCGCTGAAGAGATTGCGCATTGATCATGCAAAGTTGGAGGATAATGCAATCACGAGACTTTTGAAAGGCTGCCCTGTTCTAGAGTTCTTTGAGTTGAAAGGTTGCTGGGGCTACGAGCACATTAAAATTGAATCAAGAGGATTGAGAGAGTTGGTGATCGATTCTCACAAGTATGACTTTGTTCATGGTCAGATACTGAAAATTTCAGCTCCTCATCTTCTCAAGTTGCGCATATTGGGCGATTGTGAGAGGGGAGAGTTCAAAATAGATAAAGTTTCTTCCTTCGTTGAGGTCGAAGTAAATTTCAAGATGGATTATTATGTATCTGGCCAATTACAAGCTCAATCCCAGGGCGATCTTGTCAGGAGGCTCATCCAGAGTTTGCATCATGTCACGAAATTGGTGATGGGGAACTTGTGTCTTCAG AGCGTTACCGCGAAAGAATTTTGGGATTCTGCCAACCAGAGGATCTACCCGTGTCTGGTGCATCTCAAGAATGTCGAGATTGTTGATCCCGGTGCCCATTGGCTGGCGTGGGAACCTGTTCTTTCCCTGTTCGAGTTTCTCCTTCAGAATGCACCCTTGCTGGACAAAATAAAGATTAGTAGTAGTAACAATTCCAGCATCTACCACAAAGTTATTCTGTCGCACCCAAATCGTTCTCCCTGCTTGAAGGTCATTCTTAGCTATCCCTCCCAAGGATGTCCTTCGACGAGGGTGCTCCTCTCCTCTTTGTACACCTGA